Proteins encoded in a region of the Takifugu flavidus isolate HTHZ2018 chromosome 8, ASM371156v2, whole genome shotgun sequence genome:
- the slc26a6 gene encoding solute carrier family 26 member 6 produces MAQRKRMAYNVSRDILDEETLDEIAEKADSNPSLCDKLKKSLRSSGPKAKKRLLGTLPIISWLPRYPFKENALGDLISGISVGIMQLPQGMAYALLASVPPVFGLYSSFYPVLIYFLFGTSKHISIGTYAVMSVMIGSVTERLAPESDFMTFDNMSNSSIVDLVSRDAARVRVAAAVTCLSGLFQVLLGLLQLGFLVTYLSEPLVRGYTTGAAIHVIVSQLKYTFGINPKRHNGPMSLIYTVLEVCYLVPKTNIGTLVVSIVAIICLILTKELNAYLSKKIPVPIPVELLGIVIATVISWQVNLNEQFGVDVVGKIPTGLQAPVVPDFSLFGQVIGDAFALAFVGYGIAISLGRIFALKYGYNVDSNQEFIALGLSNSIGGFFQCFAISCSMSRTMVQESTGGKTQVAGALSAIVILFITLWIGVLFQDLPKAVLAAIIYVNLHGMMKQFLDIPALWRTNKIDMVVWVVTFILTVLLNPDLGLLASLVFSLLTVIFRTQLPQYSRLGQIPNTDIYKPVEDYNQVREVPGIFIFRSSATLYYANAEMYQEALEKKSGFKINKILSAKKKLEAKREKFERKIAKKAAKKKTHEMVEETVKEDIAVIPMDYMPDPSLPRAIILDLSAVNFLDTVGVKTLRRIQSEYGQIGIEVFLACCQTGVVDNLKSGGFFNDKVTKSCLFSTIHDAVLHCQTSGILSPEQENTETYF; encoded by the exons ATGGCACAAAGGAAACGAATGGCCTACAATGTGAGCAGGGACATCCTGGATGAAGAAACACTTGATGAGATCGCAGAAAAGGCAGACTCGAATCCTTCACTGTGCGACAAACTAAAAAAGTCACTCAG GTCCTCTGGACCCAAGGCAAAGAAGCGCCTGCTGGGTACTCTACCTATCATCTCGTGGTTGCCTCGATACCCCTTCAAAGAAAATGCTCTGGGTGACCTCATCTCAGGAATCAGTGTGGGGATCATGCAGCTACCGCAGG GTATGGCCTACGCCCTGCTCGCATCAGTTCCACCCGTCTTTGGCCTTTACTCCTCCTTCTACCCAGTTCTCATCTACTTCCTCTTTGGCACATCCAAACACATCTCTATTG GTACATATGCAGTGATGAGTGTGATGATAGGAAGCGTAACAGAGCGATTAGCCCCAGAGTCTGACTTTATGACGTTTGACAATATGTCCAACTCCAGTATTGTGGACCTGGTGTCCCGCGATGCAGCAAGAGTCCGAGTGGCTGCAGCCGTCACCTGCCTGTCGGGACTGTTTCAG GTCCTTCTCGGTTTACTTCAACTTGGTTTTTTGGTGACCTACTTGTCTGAGCCTCTGGTCCGAGGGTACACGACAGGGGCCGCCATTCATGTCATCGTGTCCCAGCTTAAATACACCTTTGGCATCAACCCAAAGAGACACAATGGGCCTATGTCTCTGATATAT ACTGTGTTGGAGGTGTGTTACCTTGTACCGAAGACAAACATCGGCACTCTTGTGGTCAGCATCGTTGCGATTATCTGTCTCATTCTCACTAAGGAGCTGAATGCATACTTGAGTAAAAAAATACCTGTTCCTATACCTGTGGAGCTGCTTGGT ATTGTCATTGCCACAGTAATCTCCTGGCAAGTTAACTTGAATGAGCAGTTTGGAGTGGATGTTGTGGGGAAGATTCCCACAGG GCTCCAGGCACCCGTCGTCCCTGATTTCTCTCTGTTTGGTCAGGTGATTGGAGACGCCTTTGCTTTGGCCTTTGTTGGCTACGGCATTGCCATTTCACTGGGCCGCATCTTCGCTCTTAAATATGGTTACAATGTGGACAGCAACCAG GAATTCATTGCCTTGGGTCTGAGTAACTCAATTGGAGGGTTTTTCCAGTGCTTCGCCATCAGCTGCTCCATGTCACGCACCATGGTGCAGGAGAGCACAGGAGGGAAGACCCAG GTTGCTGGGGCTCTATCAGCTATagtcatcctcttcatcacgcTTTGGATTGGGGTTCTCTTCCAAGATTTGCCCAAG GCTGTGCTGGCCGCCATCATCTATGTCAACCTCCACGGTATGATGAAGCAATTTCTGGACATCCCTGCACTGTGGAGGACCAACAAGATAGACATG GTGGTCTGGGTTGTGACGTTCATCCTCACTGTGCTGCTCAACCCTGACCTGGGACTGCTGGCATCCCTGGTGTTCTCCTTGCTCACCGTCATCTTCAGGACACAGCT gCCTCAGTACTCACGGTTAGGACAGATCCCAAACACAGACATCTACAAACCTGTGGAAGACTATAATCAG GTGAGAGAAGTCCCAGGGATTTTCATCTTCCGCTCCTCTGCAACCCTCTACTATGCTAATGCTGAAATGTATCAGGAGGCGCTTGAAaaaaag TCTGGATTTAAAATCAACAAGATCCTGTCTGCAAAGAAAAAACTAGAGGCCAAAAGGGAGAAGTTTGAGAGGAAGATTGCCAAGAAAGCTGCCAAGAAGAAAACCCACGAAATG GTGGAGGAAACAGTGAAAGAGGACATTGCAGTTATTCCGATGGATTATATGCCTGACCCGTCTCTACCGAGAGCCATTATCCTGGACCTGAGCGCAGTCAACTTCCTGGACACTGTAGGAGTGAAGACATTGAGGAGG atcCAGAGTGAATACGGGCAGATCGGTATAGAGGTTTTCCTGGCATGCTGCCAAA CTGGCGTAGTGGACAACCTGAAGTCGGGAGGTTTCTTTAATGACAAAGTGACAAAATCCTGCCTCTTCTCCACCATTCATGACGCAGTTCTGCACTGTCAGACCTCCGGGATACTGAGCCCtgaacag gagaacacagaaaCGTACTTCTGA